A window of the Oncorhynchus keta strain PuntledgeMale-10-30-2019 chromosome 21, Oket_V2, whole genome shotgun sequence genome harbors these coding sequences:
- the LOC127910532 gene encoding uncharacterized protein LOC127910532: MKSNLLYLRVTESNLLYLRVTESNLLYLRVTESNLLYLRVTESNLLYLRVTERNLLYLRVTERNLLYLRVTEHNLLYLRVTESNLLYLRVTESNLLYLRVTERSLLYLRVTEHNLLYLRVTESNLLYLRVTESNLLYLRVTESNLLYLRVTERSLLYLRVTEHNLLYLRVTEHNLLYLRVTESNLLYLRVTESNLLYLRVTEHNLLYLRVTEHNLLYLRVTESNLLYLRVTESNLLYLRVTESNLLYLRVTERSLLYLRVTESNLLYLRVTESNLLYLRVTERSLLYLRVTERSLLYLRVTEHNLLYLLVTERSLLYLRVTERSLLYLLL, from the exons ATGAAA AGTAACCTACTGTATCTACGTGTGACTGAGAGTAACCTCCTGTATCTACGTGTGACTGAGAGTAACCTCCTGTATCTACGTGTGACTGAGAGTAACCTCCTGTATCTACGTGTGACTGAGAGTAACCTCCTGTATCTACGTGTGACTGAGCGTAACCTCCTGTATCTACGTGTGACTGAGCGTAACCTCCTGTATCTACGTGTGACTGAGCATAAC CTCCTGTATCTACGTGTGACTGAGAGTAACCTCCTGTATCTACGTGTGACTGAGAGTAACCTCCTGTATCTACGTGTGACTGAGCGTAGCCTCCTGTATCTACGTGTGACTGAGCATAACCTCCTGTATCTACGTGTGACTGAGAGTAACCTACTGTATCTACGTGTGACTGAGAGTAACCTCCTGTATCTACGTGTGACTGAGAGTAACCTCCTGTATCTACGTGTGACTGAGCGTAGCCTCCTGTATCTACGTGTGACTGAGCATAACCTCCTGTATCTACGTGTGACTGAGCATAAC CTCCTGTATCTACGTGTGACTGAGAGTAACCTACTGTATCTACGTGTGACTGAGAGTAACCTACTGTATCTACGTGTGACTGAGcataacctactgtatctacGTGTGACTGAGCATAACCTTCTGTATCTACGTGTGACTGAGAGTAACCTACTGTATCTACGTGTGACTGAGAGTAACCTACTGTATCTACGTGTGACTGAGAGTAACCTCCTGTATCTACGTGTGACTGAGCGTAGCCTCCTGTATCTACGTGTTACTGAGAGTAACCTACTGTATCTACGTGTGACTGAGAGTAACCTACTGTATCTACGTGTGACTGAGCGTAGCCTACTGTATCTACGTGTGACTGAGCGTAGCCTACTGTATCTACGTGTGACTGAGcataacctactgtatctacttgTGACTGAGCGTAGCCTACTGTATCTACGTGTGACTGAGCGTAGCCTACTGTATCTACTTTTGTGA
- the LOC118400619 gene encoding vesicle-associated membrane protein-associated protein B-like: MARQDQVLLLEPQHELKFRGPFSDVVNTTLKLANPTDRNVCFKVKTTAPRRYCVRPNSGVLDAGTSINVSVMLQPFDYDPNEKSKHKFMVQSMLAPPEMTDMEGVWKEARPEELMDSKLRCVFELPAENEKTHQDPDANKMMSSNLLKSESSTLSMKSMSSTLDDGEVKKVMEECKRLQTEAQRLREENKQIREDDGLRMRKSNVLSSSQHSSHSMVKEEGLSLRTVALIVLFFVVGVIIGKLVL; encoded by the exons GTCCCTTCTCGGATGTGGTCAACACCACCCTAAAGCTCGCCAACCCTACAGACAGGAATGTGTGCTTCAAAGTCAAGACGACGGCCCCGCGCCGTTACTGCGTCCGGCCAAACAGCGGCGTCCTCGACGCCGGCACCTCAATCAACGTCTCAG TGATGCTGCAGCCTTTCGACTACGACCCCAACGAGAAAAGCAAACACAAGTTCATGGTGCAGTCCATGCTGGCCCCACCCGAAatgacagacatggagggagtg tggaaGGAGGCAAGGCCAGAAGAGCTGATGGACTCCAAACTGAGGTGTGTCTTTGAGCTGCCGGCGGAGAACGAGAAAACG CACCAAGACCCGGATGCCAACAAGATGATGTCGTCCAACCTGCTCAAGTCAGAGTCCTCCACACTGTCCATGAAGTCCATGAGCTCCACCCTGGACGACGGCGAGGTCAAGAAGGTCATGGAGGAGTGTAAGAGGTTGCAGACGGAGGCACAGCGGCTACGGGAAGAGAACAAGCAGATCAGG GAAGACGATGGCCTGCGGATGAGGAAGAGCAATGTGTTGTCCTCCTCCCAGCACTCCTCCCACTCCAtggtgaaggaggaggggctGAGCCTGCGCACAGTGGCCCTCATCGTGCTCTTCTTTGTGGTCGGAGTCATCATCGGCAAGTTGGTCTTGTAA